The DNA sequence CGCTTTGGGGGGATGCAGGTTGGGGGACTTTAGTCAAGCAAAATAAATATCGAGATGAATATTTTAGCGATACTTTAGTCAACGCAGTCGTTGAATCAATCCAACGCTGGCAAATCGATCCATTTCCCACTTGGATAACTTGTATTCCTTCACTAACTCGACCTGAATTAGTTCCTAACTTTTGCGAACGCTTAGCTCGCGAACTTAACATTCCTTTTGTTCCCTGCGTCCAAAAAAATTATCAAAATCGTCCCCAAAAAGAGATGCAGAATAGTTCGCAGCAAGTCCATAATTTAGATGGAGTCTTTAGGATCGATTGCTGGCAAGGAATGGCAGGGGATGTTTTCTTAATTGACGATATGGTTGATTCTCGCTGGACTTTTACCGTCGTTGCTGCTTTATTAAGACAATCTGGAAGCGGTAAAGTGTTTCCCTTTGCGCTTGCTCTTAACTCACTCGGTCAGGGAGAATAAATGGCAACACTAACACATATTTTAAAACCCGATGCCCAAGCGATTCTGCTCCTATGTGCGAGTTTTGGACAAACTCGGCAAGCAGAACCCATTCCTTTAAATTTGGGAGAATATAACCTTCTAGCTCGAAAGTTACAGCAAGAAGGTTTACGTCCCGGCGACTTGCTCGCTAGCGATAGAAAAAGTTTGATATTAAGTGCGAGCGGTGAGGATCTCAATTCACAAAGAATTCTTCAACTATTAGAACGAGGGGCAATGTTAGCGATTGCTGTTGAAGATTGGACGAATAAGGGATTGTGGATTTTAAGTCGTAGCGATGAAGCGTATCCGCAGCGACTCAAGCGTAAATTAAAACAACAGTCTCCTCCCATTTTATATGGCGTAGGAAACCAAGATTTATTAGCAAGAGGAGGTTTGGCGATTGTTGGCTCTCGGAATATTGACGATGATGGCCTTAGCTATACGAAACGAATTGCAGAAAAGTGTGCAGAACAAGGAATTCAAGTAATTTCTGGAGGTGCTAGGGGGGTTGACCAAACGGCAATGCTATCAGCAATTTCGGCGGGAGGAACTTCGGTTGGAGTTCTCGCAGATAGTTTAATGAAAGCAGCAGTTTCTCTCAAATACCGTCAAGGATTGTGCGAAGGACGAGTTGCTTTGATTTCGCCATACGATCCGGCTGCGGGTTTTAATGTAGGAAATGCAATGAATCGCAATAAGCACGTTTATGGATTAGCCGATCGCGTATTAGTTGTTGATTCTTCTTATCAAAAAGGGGGAACTTGGGCGGGAGCAAAGGAGGAGTTAAAACGAGAGATTCGGATTCCGGTTTGGGTGCGAGTCGATCGTAAAAAACTGCCTGGAAACCAGGGATTGATCGAGCTAGGAGCGTTCCCTTTTCCCGCAGAACCGTGGAATCGCGATATTTTAACAATGGTTGCAGAGAGCGAACAGTTATCTCGATCGCAGTCCCCCGCAAGGGTGGCGAAACAATTAAGTTTAAATGATCTAGAAATTATTGAAGAAAAATCGAATGCTACGCTCGATCGCCAAAATAAAGAAAGCAAGATTAAATTGCCAAAAGATGCGTATGAGGCGATTCTCCCGTTACTGCTGTATCATTTAACTCAGCCCCGAGAGGATAATGAAGTTGCAGTATTGTTAGATGTGGCTATCGGTCAGACAAGAAGTTGGTTAAAGAAAGCCGTAGCTGAGAAGCTAGTGAAAAAAACGAAAAATGTTTATGTCTCGCTCGAGGGCGAGGAGCAGTTAAAGTTGCTGTCTTTAAATTAGGGCTATACAGAGAATTATTTTACTCCGATCGCGCGAACCGAACTTTTCCCTGACTTTGGCTTAAATGCGAAGTATCCCCATTCAACTCCATTTCCCACTTCTCGCCAGTACGAACCAGCTTCACCAAGCAACACAGGGCGGCTGTTACTTCGGCGCGATATCCTAACAAAGCGATCGCACCTTCCACGACAAAAGCCCCATGCGTCACCAACAAAATATTATCGCTAAATTCAGCAGCAAGGGTTTGAATCGTTTTAACGACGCGATCGCGCATTGCCCTTTCATCTTCGGGATACTGCGGCACAATTCGGGAAGTATAACTGAGATCGATCGCGTTGTACCGTTCTGCTAGCACTTCTAACTTTTCTCGTTCCGGCATTGCCCGCATCCAATCCGGATTCAACCATTCGCTCAAACCCGCCTCTAAACAAATCGGAAGCTGGAGAACTTTTGCTACTTCCCAAGCCGTTTGTACCGTTCGCAAAAAGGGCGAAGCAAAAATGCGATCGATCCTCTCTAATTTAAGGCGTTCTCCGAGTTCCTTTGCTTGCACGAATCCATCATCCGACAGCGAAGGATCGTAAGGCCGTTCGGCGGTCAGAAACCAGTCCGGGTTGACGAAATCAAAGCGGTTTCCGTGGCGGGCAATCCAAACAGTTTGGGGCATAAATCTTTAATCTTCGTACCAACTGGCGCGCCATGCCAATTCTGCTTGCGCGATCGCTAATTCTCGCTCGTGTTGCTGATATTGTTTGCTCAACTGTTTGAGCGAACTAAGCATCTGGCGAATTTTGTTGCGCTCCACGCCCAGCCCGGGATCGCTAAATTCGAGTTCCGACAACTGCAAGCGAATCCCAACAGCGGGAATAATGCTAACCTCCGTATCGCTATTCGTTTCCTCAGCGTCGTCCTCTGGCGGTTGCAGAAAGTTAGGCAAGTCCTCGAGGGCAATGGTTGCTTCTTCGCCTTGAATCGCAATTTCGAGACCGCGAGGCAAAGAGCGTTCGGGTAAAATCGCCGCATCTCGCAGGGTGGTATTAGCGCGCGCGGCAATGGTTTGTAAAACTTGCTGAGCGGCGCGATCGCGGCGTTGCATGAGTCGCAATAGGCGTGCGGGGGGCGATTCGATCTCCTCGAGTTCCGCCTCGCTCGCTTCCTCCGTTACCTTTAACTGCGCGATCGCTTCCCGCCCTAACTCCCGCATCTGTTGCTGAAGCTGCTGTCGCCCGCTGACGCTCAGCGCTAAGAATGCCTCCGGATAAACCTGAGTACAAGTTTGATAGCAGGCTAGCACCAGATGCCGTTTCACCAACTGTCCCAATCGCTCGAAATACTGGTTGTAACGACTGTCAAGCTGCTCTGCTAGCGCCTTCACCCGCTCCGAAAGTTTGGTTAAATCCTGTTCGATATGTTGAAGCGAACGAGCCATTTTCAGTTTTCAGTTCTCAGTTATTAGTCATCAATTAATAGCTGAAGGAAAATTCTTCTTTAACAAAAAAGGCAAAAGAAAAAATTTTATTTTTTTCCTTCGCCTTTTCGGGTACTTCAACAACAAATGAGCCGATTACTTTTGACCCGTTTGCGCTGCAACTTCTTCAGCGAAATTGCTCTCTTTCTTCTCGATTCCTTCGCCCAAAACAAAGCGACTAAAGCGACGAACTTGAATATTTTCGCCAACTTTTGAAATCTTTTGTTTGACCAACTCTTCTACCGTAATACTTTGGTCTTTAATGTAGGGTTGATCCATCAAAGAAAGCTCTTTCAACCGCTTTTCAATGCGACCGACAACAATTTTTTCGCGAACATTTTCGGGCTTACTCGCTAAGTCATCGCGCCCCATTTCAATCGCCTTCTCTTTCTCCGCAAATTCTTGAGGAATATCCTCAACCTTCACGTATTCTACTTCGGGGCAAGCAGCAACTTGCATAGCAATATCGCGCACCAGACCTTGGAATTCGTCGCCGCGCGCCACAAAATCGGTTTCGCAGTTAACTTCAACCAAAACGCCGACTCTTCCGCCAGTATGAATGTAGCTGCCGACTAAACCTTCGGCGGCAACGCGAGTGCCTACTGTCCCCGCCTTAGCAATTCCTTTTTGGCGCAGCCATTCTGTCGCTTTCTCGATATCCCCTCCAACTTCCTTCAGCGCCTTTTTGCAATCCATCATCCCCGCGCCGGTTTTATCGCGCAGTTCTTTAACGGTTTTTGCAGAAATTTCAGCGTTCTTCGGGGCAGCTTCAGCCGCAGGGGCCGCAGTTTCTTCAGCAGCGGGCTGAGTTTGAGGTTGAGATTCTACTTTATCTTTGTCTTTTTTCTTACCTTTAGACATAACTGAAAAATTGGGGATAATCTGAATGATGTACTGGAGAATAAAGCTTGAAAGCCTTATTCTCCATGACTATTTTATTCGTTACCGTCCTCGTCTTCCTCCGGGTCTTCAGGGAGGCTGACTTCTTCTTCGTACTCTCCCTCGACTTCTTCTAACCCTTCTTCAAAGTCTTCGTACTCGTCTTCTGCTTCGAGTTGACCGTGACGACCTTCGTAAATGGCATCGGAGATTTTACCGACAATAAGCTTGATCGAGCGGATCGCATCGTCGTTAGCTGGGATGGGGATATCTACGAGATCGGGGTCGCAGTTGGTATCTAACAGAGAGATGATGGGAATGCCGAGTTTTTGGCATTCGAGGATAGCGTTGTACTCGCGGCGTTGATCGACGATCACAACGATATCGGGGGTGCGGCGCATGAGTTTAATGCCGCCGAGGTACTTTTGGAGTTGGCTGAGTTCGCGCCGCATCACTGCTGCTTCTTTTTTCGGGCGGCGATCGATACTGCCGTTGGCTTCGAGTTGTTCGAGTTCCTTGAGGCGATCGACGCGGGTGCGAATGGTTTCCCAGTTGGTGAGGGTTCCGCCCAACCAGCGCTGGTTGATGTAGTAGCCGCCGCAGCGCGCCGCTTCTTGGGCGATGATCCCAGCAGCTTGGCGCTTAGTGCCGACGAAGAGGAATTTTTTACCTTGTTCGGAACAGGTGCGCACGTAATCGTAGGCATCTTCCATTAACTGGGCGGTTTGCACCAAGTCGATGATGTGAACGCCGTTACGAGCGGTGTAGATGTAGGGATCCATTTTGGGATTCCAACGACGGGTTTGATGACCGAAGTGAACCCCTGACTCTAGCAGGTCGGCTAGGGAAACAACTGGCATTATTCTTTTCTCCTTTTTCGGGTTTATCCTCCATCCGGCATGGATTCCCAAACGGGCGCAGGGTCGCGCTTTCCGCATCAGGAACACCCGAAGGCACGGATGTGCGATTTTTAGCAAACTTCTCTAGGATACCACGAAGCGAAATATTAGCGATCGAACCTTCCGGATTTTTGCAGGGGTCAGCGTAGAGAGGAATAGTTCCGAATCGAACTTAGATTAACGATGTTGACCTCTCAAAAGCTTCAATTCATTACGGTGCTACCGGAAATCGAAGCACTGAAGACCGAACGGTTAGCTCGTCCGCAACGAGGGGCTATTCGTTCGTTAGAACCAGCAAAGCTTGATAATCGACGCATTCAATGCCGTCGCGGTAGCGGTCGTCGGGAGATTTTAGCGGCGTAGGCAGTCTTCCGGCTAGATTTATAACTGGGTTTGTGGGTTGTTAAGGTGTGTTAAATTCGGCGATCTCGGTTTTCGAGGTCGCCGCTTTTGCTGTAGGGCAAAATGCCGGTTTCCGCGTCTGGAAAGGAGAAACCGGTTTGCTGGGTAAGTTCTGGTTATTCGAGGGAGATTTATTCAAGATCCTGGCTGAGGCGTAGGATGCTGGGACTTAGTGTGGGGCGCAGTGGAATGAGCCGAGGTCGTGCTGTCCGTTTTCTCAATCGTGGTACTGTGGCAGAACGCGATCGCTGCGGTTGCTGTCATTGCCCCGAAAAGGAAACCCACCAACCACGTCCGAAGCATCGCGTGCTTTTGGTTCTGGTAACTGCGTAGCGAGAGGCGGTAGGACTGCAACCGGGGGTTTCTAGAAATCACTTCGTTGAGTTGTTCGAGCAGAATACGATCTTCTTGATTCATGGGGTACTATCTCCAGGTTGGCGTGCTCTACTTTTAATTTTCCCCATTTCGTCGCAGAAGCGCATGGCTCCGGACGAGATTGCATTGAATCGTTACAGGAGGTTCGTGCAGGGCTTGCATGGGATAATGAAGGGGCTGCATTCCGCAAAAGCGTCAGGATATATTAAGTTTATTGTCAGCCAGCAATTGAGAGACTATTTATAAACTTTTTGTTAAAAACCGTAGAGATGTTGTATACAACGTCTCTACGGTCTACAAACGCGGTATGTAGTTGTCGGAAAGTATCATCTTTGGCAAGCGAGTCAACTGAATGTCTAGCTTTGTCCGTCCTACCAAGGCTTAATCTTTGCTGTATAAAAGCCTCAGCTAGAAGAGATCGAAATCCTGCTTTCTACCGATACGGAAATTGGAAAAATCGAAGTCGAACAACGGCGTGAAAAAAACGCGATCGCGCGCGAATACCTTCTAAAATACGACTCCGAGCAATGCCAAACTCGCATCGAAACCGGATATTTTGAATAGAGTGTCGTGGAGTGCAAATTCCCGGTAAGATGCGAAAAGAGAGTGCAAACATATTAGGGAGCGACAGCAATGGCAATCGAACATCCAGAAATCGATCTGGCTGAATATATCGAACTCGCGCTGCTTCAGCCCGCTGCCACGCGAGAACACCTCCGAGACTGCTGCGATCGCGCCGTACAATATAACTTTCCTGCCGTTTGCGTCTATCCCAGCGCGGTGAAGGAAGCAGCGGAACTATTGCATGGCAAACATCCTGGCGTTTGCGCCGTCATTGGTTTTCCGGCGGGGGCGACAACCACCGCCACAAAGCGCTACGAAGCCCAAGAAGCCGTCGAAAACGGCGCAACCGAGTTGGATGTCGTTCTCAATCTTGGCTGGCTGAAAATGGGCGATTCCGAATCGATTTATCGTGAAGTTGCCTCTATTTGCGAGGAAAGCGGGCAAATCGTTAAAGTCATTTTAGAAATGGCGCTGTTAACGCCGACAGAAAAGCGTCTTGCTGCCGAAATTTGCATGGATGCGGGCGCTGCTTACCTGAAAACCAGTACGGGTTGGTTTGGCGGCGCGACATTGGAAGATGTGCGCTTATTGAAGGAGATAACCAAAGGACGAGTGGGGATTAAAGCAGCAGGCGGCATTCACACCGCAGAGGAGGCGTTGGAGTTGGTGTTAGCGGGGGCGACGCGCTTGGGAACGTCGCGCGGGGTGGAGTTGTTGCACCAGCGCAATTCCAGTCGGTAATAAGTTACGATCGGTTGCCGGAAAATCCCTGCATTTGCACTAACTCAACGCAGAGTTCGCTGGCTGCTTCGCGATCGACAATCGGCGGTAATGTTGAGTTTTTGCAAGCAACATCGAGTTGCTGGTAAAGTTGATTCGCGATCGCCATAATCTCATCGTAGCTATATTTACCCTGCTTCATGGCGAGCAACTCTTCTGCATCTCCCGCTTCGCGGCGATCGACGATTACTTGTTGCGTTTCTAAGACTTCAATCCCAGTTTTTAATAAACGAATTGCTTGCATCGCGAACTTACAATCGTAGCCGACTTTTGCCTCCATTGCTGCCCGCGCCGGATTGCGATTTTTCTTCCATTGCTGATAGTTTTTGTATTCCTGCACGGCTTTATGATAGCGCTGGCTGAGTTGCAGCAGTTTAATGAAATCTTTGGAAGTGTGGGCGAGTTTTTGGGTATAAGCGAGGGTTTCTTCCGGCAAATCGTATTGCTTTAATACGCCCTTATAATCAATTTCGGCGGTTAGTAAGCGATAGAGTTCGCCCGCCGGTTCTAGGAATTGGATGCGATCGCGTACTAACAGGTAAAGATACTGCAAAAAACTATTCATATCGCTGATACTCAGCGGCGGCGTATCCTGCAAGCCAAACTCGGCAGGTGTCGGTTTCTGCGTCGGCGGATCGAGCAACCAGCGGCGATGAGACTCTAATTTTTTGATTTGCGCGTAACCGTAGCCCGTGTAGGTGCTTTTAACCCGTTTAGAAAGAAACATTCGACGATTGGCTAACAAAACTTTGCCAACTTCCGTTAAATGCGCGTAATCTTTAAACCAAAGCAATTCTAAAATATTGGGATTATTATCAACCGAAAGTTTGAGAAATTTTCTGAGTTCGTAGATAGCGGTATCTTGCCCCAAAAACTCAAAATTTCCTGCCTCTTCCGTCCACCCAGAATCTTTCTGCTCGATATCTTTAAAACCCAAATAATAGGGCTGAGTCGCAATAAAAACGCCTCGGTAATCGTAATCCGAAGTTTCCGTCGCGAGGCCGTAACCTCGCGAACCCGTCAAGGCAAGTAAAATCGTTCGATTTTCAACTTCTAAACGGTTCATCAGAAGGATAGATTGCAAATCAGAGTGGTGGATTTTTTGCAGAGATTGAATTCTATAATAGCAGATTTCGGTGAGGTTGAAACGCCTCACCGAGAGCCACGCTCAAATCAATTAATGAGGGAGCGCATCTATCCGCGATCGCTCGCGAATACCGCTCCAATGGCGATCGGAAGATTGATAAATTTTTAAATCATCCAATCCAGCTTTTGTTAAAAGTTGCTCGATTTCTTCAAGAGTAAATGCGGCATGAAGTGAATCGCGAAAAAGTTGCTTTTGCTGAATGTTGTAGGTATCGCCTATTGAATCTACAATTTGGGCAATATCTTCGACATTAGCAGGGCGCAACAAATCGCGCAACAAAACTGCACCTCCCGGCTTAAGAACGCGCTTAATTTCCTGAAAAAAGGGAAGCGGATCGGGGAGATGATGAACGAGGCTGTTTGATAGAACAATATCGAAGCTAGCGTCTTCGTAGGGAAGTCGTTTAGCATCGCCGATCTCCAGAGTAATACGTCCTCCTAAACCGGCAGCCAATACATTTTTCCAAGCCAATTTAAGCATCGATCGCGCTAAGTCAATGCCTGTAATTTGCCACTGAGAGCGCTCTTGACAAATGAGTATGGGGATGCGTGCTGTCCCCGTTCCCGCATCGAGAACTTCAGCCGGTGCGGTAGAAAGCGCGATCGCGCAACGCGCAAAATCCATATTCACTGCCCCAAAATCCATAGAATCGTATTCTGCTGCTTCTTGGGGCGTATCCATAACTTCCGCTTCGAGAATGCGTTGCATCGTAAAAATCAGCAGATGAATAGGTTCGGTTTAATTGTATCTAACGGCATCTCAAGTCCGATAAAATCGCTGCGAATAGTACCCACTTTCAAGGATAAAAATTCAATCGAGGATTCTTAAAGATCTATAAAGTTTTTGACTCTATTCAATGGGAAACCGCACCGCCTCCGGCTTTCACTTTCTTAAAAAACAGAACGGCAATCCCACTCAGCAAGAGTGTCAGGCCGACAAAATAGAAACAATCATTAAAAGCCATCACATAGGCTTCCCGCCGCACAATATTATCGAGAGAGGCGATCGCTTGTTGAGTTGCCGCTTCCAAATCTGCCCCGCGACTGACAAAATACTGCGTTAACTGTTCGATGCGATCGCGCGATTGCGGATCGTACAGTGAAATTGCCTCGCCCAACCGCTGCGAGTGAAACTGTTCTCGCCGCGTCAGCAACGTCGCCAGTGCGGCAATCCCCAAAGATCCTCCCATATTCCGCATCATATTAAACAACCCACTCGCCGAACCCGCCTGTTCCGCCTCAATTCCCGCCGTTGCAATTGAAGACAGAGGAACCATAATCAACGGTTGCCCCATCGCGCGTACCAACTGCGACCATCGTAACTGGTCGATTCCCGTTTCGTTCGTCATCCCCGCGTTCATAAAGCAACTCACCCCAAAGATGGCAACCCCCATCCCAATCATCAAGCGACTATCCAAACGTTGCATCAACTTCGGGACAAACGGCACGATAAACAACTGCGGCACTCCCGCCCACATAATCACTTCGCCGATTTGCATAGCGTTGTAGCGCTGAATCTGTGCTAAATAAAGCGGCAAAATATACACCGAACCATACAACCCCACACCCAACGCCACATTGACAATCGTCGCCAAGCCGAAATTGCGCCGTCGTAGCAGCCGCAAGTTAATAAACGGACGTTTTCGCGTTAACTCAATCCAAAAAAATAAGCTCAAAAAAATCGCTGCAATAATACTAAGGCGGAGGATAAACGGCGAACCAAACCAATCTTTGCGACTGCCTTCTTCTAACACTACTTGCAACGATCCCAAACCAACCGCCATCGTAACAATTCCGCCCCAGTCGCCCTCAGAAAGCAGGTGCAATTGTAGCGGTTGCGGTTCGATCGCGTACCACACTGCTGCTAACAATAAGCTACCCGGAACGAGATTCAAATAAAAAACGTACTCCCAACCGTAATTTTCGGTCAACCAGCCGCCCAGAGTCGGCCCGATGGAGGGTGCAAAAGTCGCAGTAATCGCAAACATTGCTAACCCAATCGGTTGCTTTTTAGGCGGAATCTTGGTCAGAATCAAGGTGAACGCCATCGGAATCAAAACGCCGCCGCTAAAGCCCTGCAAGGCTCGAAAAACAATCATTGAGGGCAAGTTCCACGCCCAGGCGCAGCAGACGGAAAAGAAGGTAAATAGCGCCGCATTAACGAGCAAGTACCATCGCGTTGAAAAGACGCGCGCCAACCATCCAGTTAAGGGGATGACGACAATTTCTGCAACTAAATAAGCCGTGGAAATCCAAGAACCTTCTTCTAAAGTTGCTCCTAACGCGGCTTGAATATCTTTAAGCGAGGCGTTGGTAATTTGTATGTCCAACACGGCCATAAATGCACCGAGAATTGCGCCTAATACGCCAATCCACGTTTTGAAAGAAACGCGATCGCTCGCTGCGGGTGCTGCTGGGGACTGGCTCATATCGATAGCTCTCCTGGGTTAAATTTGCTAACGTAGGGATTATGCCAGAAGTTGAGGGAACTTCATGATGTGACGCTTTTTTAAGTTGCGCGGGCATAAAGACGGATTCCTTCGAGTACGCGATCTCATCGACTATCTCCTATCTCTCACCATGTACTACCTACTATACGCCTTACTCTTTTGGGTTTTTCTCTTCAGTTTTAAGTTTATTTCAATGTTCGTCGTTCTGCGTAACTTGAAATGGAAAAACGCCCTCCATCAATTGAAGCCAGCAGAAGCAGTACCGCCGCATCTGCAAGAACTTTTTCAAGTTCCGATTCAAGCATTAGAAACTTTTGGATTCAAGCAATGTGGTTACTTACAAATTGAGTCAATGGTGGTTTTGCCACCGAACGAGAGTTGGGCAGTTTTACTGTACAATAAGGCGGAAAAAACTTACGCGATCGCGGGGATTAATCGACCGATCGAACCCGTCCGTCTCTTTTTTATTCAGTTTTACACCTTTTTTCGCGATCGCAGCTTACTCCTCACTGTCAATGGCACAGCGCATGGCTATCTATGTCCGCTTCCCAATACGGAACTCCAAGACGCTTGGACGGTGCAAGAATCCGTCCAATGGGATCTCCATCGCGATCGCTTGCAGCAATTAAGCAAAGAAAAACTATCTTGTCTTATCTCGCCCGAAAAATTTGTTGACACCGTTCAAAGCAACCAAAATCTTTATTTCGAGAAATTACAAAAAGAAAAGATATTAGTTCCCATTGCCGGAACGCCGAACTTCTATATTCCTTTTCTACCTGCCCTGAAACTTAGCTATCAGTTCGATCGAGGCAATAACAAAGTTAGCTCTATCTTAAAACAACGCCATCAACAAGCTAAGACCGAGCCAAAAATTACGGTTGAAATCCCCGTTGAATTGGAAGTTGAAGAATATCTTCGTACCGAAGCTTCCCAACAAAACTTAGTTAGTCAAAAATTTCGCACGCTTTTATTGCTGGTCAGTCTAGGACTCTTTATCGTCTTTTCTACCCGAATCTTTTCTACCTATAGTCTCCTCATTTTTATTGCCGTTTTAAGCTTGCATGAAGGAGGACACTTACTAGCGATGATGCTATTCGGCTATCGCAATCCTGCTGTTCTTTTCATTCCGTTTCTCGGTGCTGTCGCTACCGCCCGTCAGAAAGAGGATGCCACTTTAGCTCAAAAAGTCTGGGTTTTGCTGGCGGGGCCGTTACCGGGTTTAATTTTAGGCTTAGGTTTAGCGATGTTCGCAGCAAATTCTTTCTCGCGTCCGGATTGGCTGAACGAGACAATTTGGATGTTAATCGGGTTGAATCTGTTTAATTTATTGCCGATTTATCCGCTCGATGGCGGGCAAATTGCTGATTTACTTCTGTTTTCTCGCATTCCCCTGCTTGGAGTCTTTTTTAAAAGCATTGGCGTGCTGCTTCTCGCTTTCCTCGGTCTGACAGGAGAGCCGTTAATGTTAATGTTTGCGCTGCTGATTGCTCTCAGCATTCCAGATAGTTTCCGAAGCGCTAAAATGATAGCAAAATTACATCGAGACATTGAAATTCAGCCCAATCAAAATCGCGAGACACTGCTAATTTCTATTTTCCGACAGTTAAAACAGTTGGGTTACAGTAAGCTACCTTTTGCTAAGCGATATGGCATTGCCAAAGCGTTAATTCTCAATCAACACCATTTTCGCCGCCAGCGAGGGATGCGGTTGGGGTTAATCATTTTGTATGTTGCCAGCTTGTTCGGCGGACTTGCGGGGGCTTTGGAGGCGGCAATGCCCGGTTTTTATCAAACGGCTTCTGAAAGTGCTAAAACTCCGCAACAGCGTCGCGTTCGCTTCGACCAAGCCCAACGACAACAAATTGAGAAAGACACCGCAGTGTTACAAACCAATCCGAAAGATATTAAAGCTTACGAACGACGGGCGCAAGCGAAGATGCGCCTGCACGATAAGGTTGGCGCGCTGGCGGATTACGATCGCATTGTCGCCCTCTCGCCACAAGATGTCGGGGCTTGGTTGATGCGGGCGCGCCTCCACGAAGACAACCGGCAGACACAAAAAGCTTTCGAGGATTATACCCAAGCGCTGCGCCTCAAACCCAAGGAGGCGAACATCTATCATCGTCGTGCCGCAGTACGAACTCGCCTGGGCGATCGCCGGGGGGCATTGTCGGACTATAATGCTGCGATCGCGCTGGATGCTCGCGACTCGTATAGTTATCTAATGCGGAGTTATGGCCGTCAGGAGTTTGGAGATATTAAGGGGGCAATTTCCGATTGCAATCTAGCAATTAAATTCGATGCCAAAAATTCCGACGCTTACACTCTCCGCAGCGAACTACACCGTCAACTCGGAAACGAAGCGCAAGCGATGGCGGACGAACGGAAAGCGAATGAGTTGAGCGAATTAATGGACAATTGATAATTTTTAATTCTTAGAACCAACAACCAATAACCGATAAGGTGAGCATTGACGATATTGTAAAACTCATTGATGCAATTACAAAGTTGATCGAGGTCATCATCTGGCCGGGAATTCTGATCTTTGTG is a window from the Oscillatoria sp. FACHB-1406 genome containing:
- a CDS encoding MDR family MFS transporter, which codes for MSQSPAAPAASDRVSFKTWIGVLGAILGAFMAVLDIQITNASLKDIQAALGATLEEGSWISTAYLVAEIVVIPLTGWLARVFSTRWYLLVNAALFTFFSVCCAWAWNLPSMIVFRALQGFSGGVLIPMAFTLILTKIPPKKQPIGLAMFAITATFAPSIGPTLGGWLTENYGWEYVFYLNLVPGSLLLAAVWYAIEPQPLQLHLLSEGDWGGIVTMAVGLGSLQVVLEEGSRKDWFGSPFILRLSIIAAIFLSLFFWIELTRKRPFINLRLLRRRNFGLATIVNVALGVGLYGSVYILPLYLAQIQRYNAMQIGEVIMWAGVPQLFIVPFVPKLMQRLDSRLMIGMGVAIFGVSCFMNAGMTNETGIDQLRWSQLVRAMGQPLIMVPLSSIATAGIEAEQAGSASGLFNMMRNMGGSLGIAALATLLTRREQFHSQRLGEAISLYDPQSRDRIEQLTQYFVSRGADLEAATQQAIASLDNIVRREAYVMAFNDCFYFVGLTLLLSGIAVLFFKKVKAGGGAVSH
- a CDS encoding site-2 protease family protein gives rise to the protein MYYLLYALLFWVFLFSFKFISMFVVLRNLKWKNALHQLKPAEAVPPHLQELFQVPIQALETFGFKQCGYLQIESMVVLPPNESWAVLLYNKAEKTYAIAGINRPIEPVRLFFIQFYTFFRDRSLLLTVNGTAHGYLCPLPNTELQDAWTVQESVQWDLHRDRLQQLSKEKLSCLISPEKFVDTVQSNQNLYFEKLQKEKILVPIAGTPNFYIPFLPALKLSYQFDRGNNKVSSILKQRHQQAKTEPKITVEIPVELEVEEYLRTEASQQNLVSQKFRTLLLLVSLGLFIVFSTRIFSTYSLLIFIAVLSLHEGGHLLAMMLFGYRNPAVLFIPFLGAVATARQKEDATLAQKVWVLLAGPLPGLILGLGLAMFAANSFSRPDWLNETIWMLIGLNLFNLLPIYPLDGGQIADLLLFSRIPLLGVFFKSIGVLLLAFLGLTGEPLMLMFALLIALSIPDSFRSAKMIAKLHRDIEIQPNQNRETLLISIFRQLKQLGYSKLPFAKRYGIAKALILNQHHFRRQRGMRLGLIILYVASLFGGLAGALEAAMPGFYQTASESAKTPQQRRVRFDQAQRQQIEKDTAVLQTNPKDIKAYERRAQAKMRLHDKVGALADYDRIVALSPQDVGAWLMRARLHEDNRQTQKAFEDYTQALRLKPKEANIYHRRAAVRTRLGDRRGALSDYNAAIALDARDSYSYLMRSYGRQEFGDIKGAISDCNLAIKFDAKNSDAYTLRSELHRQLGNEAQAMADERKANELSELMDN